A part of Chlorocebus sabaeus isolate Y175 chromosome 28, mChlSab1.0.hap1, whole genome shotgun sequence genomic DNA contains:
- the CYP3A7 gene encoding cytochrome P450 3A7-like: protein MDLIPDLAVETWLLLAVSLILLYLYGTHSHGLFKKLGIPGPTPLPFLGNVLSFRKGLWTFDMECYKKYRKVWGFYDCLQPVLAITDPNMIKTVLVKECYSVFTNRRPLGPVGFMKSALSRAQDEEWKRIRSLLSPTFTSGKLKEMVPIIAQYGDVLVRNLRREAETGKPVTLKDIFGAYSMDVITSTSFGVNVDSLNNPQDPFVENTKKLLRFNSLDPFFLSIKIFPFLTPIFEALNITMFSRKVTNFLRKSVNKIKEDRLKETQKRRVDFLQLMIDSQNSKDTESHKALSDLELVAQSIIFIFAGYETTSSVLSFIMYELATHPDVQQKLQKEIDAVLPNKAPPTYDTVLQMEYLDMVVNETLRLFPVAMRLERVCKKDVEINGMFIPKGVVVMIPSYVLHHDPKHWTEPEKFLPERFSKKNKDNIDPYIYTPFGSGPRNCIGMRFALMNMKLALIRVLQNFSFKPCKETQIPLKLRFGGLLQPEKPIVLTAESRNGTVSGA from the exons ATATGGAACCCATTCACATGGACTTTTCAAGAAGCTTGGAATTCCGGGGCCCACACCTCTGCCTTTTTTAGGAAATGTTTTGTCTTTCCGTAAG GGCCTTTGGACGTTTGACATGGAATGTtataaaaagtacagaaaagtcTGGGG TTTTTATGACTGTCTACAGCCTGTGCTGGCTATCACAGATCCCAACATGATCAAAACAGTGCTAGTGAAAGAATGTTATTCTGTCTTCACAAACCGGAGG CCTTTAGGTCCAGTGGGATTTATGAAAAGTGCCCTCTCTAGAGCTCAGGATGAAGAATGGAAGAGAATACGATCATTGCTCTCTCCAACCTTCACCAGCGGAAAACTCAAGGAG ATGGTCCCTATCATTGCCCAGTATGGAGACGTGCTGGTGAGAAATCTGAGGCGGGAAGCAGAGACAGGCAAGCCTGTCACCTTGAAAGA CATCTTTGGGGCCTACAGCATGGACGTGATCACTAGCACATCATTTGGAGTGAACGTCGACTCTCTCAACAATCCACAAGACCCCTTTGTGGAAAACACCAAGAAGCTTTTAAGATTTAATTCATTAGATCCATTCTTTCTCTCAATAA aaatCTTTCCATTCCTTACCCCAATTTTTGAAGCATTAAATATCACTATGTTTTCAAGAAAAGTTacaaattttctaagaaaatctGTAAATAAGATAAAAGAAGATCGCCTCAAAGAGACACAAAAG CGCCGAGTGGATTTCCTTCAGCTGATGATTGACTCTCAGAATTCGAAAGACACTGAGTCCCACAAAG CTCTGTCTGATCTGGAGCTTGTGGCCCAAtcaattatcttcatttttgctGGCTATGAAACCACGAGCAGTGTTCTCTCTTTCATTATGTATGAACTGGCCACTCACCCTGATGTCCAGCAGAAACTGCAGAAGGAAATTGACGCAGTTTTACCCAATAAG GCACCACCCACCTATGATACTGTGCTACAGATGGAGTATCTCGACATGGTAGTGAATGAAACGCTCAGATTATTCCCAGTTGCTATGAGACTTGAGAGGGTCTGCAAAAAAGATGTTGAAATCAATGGGATGTTCATTCCCAAaggggtggtggtgatgattcCAAGCTATGTTCTTCATCATGACCCAAAGCACTGGACAGAGCCTGAGAAGTTCCTCCCTGAAAG GTTCAGTAAGAAGAACAAGGACAACATAGATCCTTACATATATACACCCTTTGGGAGTGGACCCAGAAACTGCATTGGCATGAGGTTTGCGCTCATGAACATGAAACTTGCTCTAATCAGAGTCCTTCAGAACTTCTCCTTCAAACCTTGTAAAGAAACACAG ATCCCCCTGAAATTACGCTTTGGAGGACTTCTTCAACCAGAAAAACCCATTGTTCTAACGGCTGAGTCAAGGAATGGGACCGTAAGTGGAGCCTGA